A genomic stretch from Flavobacterium humidisoli includes:
- a CDS encoding SDR family oxidoreductase: MAVNTKIALVTGGSRGLGKNMAIAIAKKGIDVIITYNSKKEEADLVVKEIENLGQKAASLQLNVAESGTFDSFFKEVEATLKNTFGTDKFDFLVNNAGIGIHNSFIGTTEAEFDQLTNIQFKGPFFLTQKGLNVMNDGGGIVNISTGLARFSFPGYAAYASMKGAIETLTKYQAKELGARKIRANVVAPGAIETDFGGGIVRDNEQINQQIASVTALGRVGLPDDIGSVVAFLCTEEARWINAQRIEVSGGMML; encoded by the coding sequence ATGGCAGTAAATACAAAAATAGCTCTAGTTACAGGTGGTAGCAGAGGTTTAGGAAAAAACATGGCAATTGCAATTGCAAAAAAAGGAATCGACGTAATTATCACTTATAACAGCAAAAAAGAAGAGGCTGATTTAGTGGTAAAAGAAATTGAAAATCTTGGTCAAAAAGCAGCTTCATTACAATTAAACGTAGCAGAATCTGGCACTTTTGATTCTTTCTTCAAAGAAGTAGAAGCAACTTTAAAAAACACTTTTGGAACCGATAAATTTGACTTCTTAGTAAACAATGCCGGAATCGGAATTCACAATTCTTTCATTGGAACAACAGAAGCCGAATTTGATCAATTAACTAATATTCAGTTTAAAGGGCCGTTTTTCTTAACTCAAAAAGGATTAAACGTAATGAATGATGGTGGTGGAATTGTAAATATTTCTACAGGTTTAGCTAGATTTTCTTTCCCTGGTTACGCCGCTTATGCTTCTATGAAAGGCGCGATTGAAACTTTAACCAAATATCAAGCGAAAGAATTGGGTGCAAGAAAAATTAGAGCTAATGTAGTGGCTCCTGGCGCTATCGAAACCGATTTTGGAGGAGGTATAGTTCGTGACAATGAACAAATTAATCAGCAAATTGCTTCTGTGACGGCTTTGGGAAGAGTTGGTTTGCCTGATGATATTGGCAGTGTTGTAGCCTTTTTATGTACCGAAGAGGCACGCTGGATAAATGCACAACGAATCGAAGTTTCTGGTGGAATGATGCTGTAA
- a CDS encoding LytR/AlgR family response regulator transcription factor produces MRETKRCIIIDDEPAAHYVLANYIKQNPQLELVFQGYNGIEAMNYLRENSVDLMFLDINMPEISGMELLKILPSHPKTILTTAYSEFALESYDYGVIDYLLKPIYFPRFLKAIDRFFATESVKQKAEETVNSVSVKVDGYLMDVELDQLLYAQSFGNYVKLHTTKRTYLASITTTEFEKCLPEKSFMRIHKSYIVALDKIDATEKDFVVIKNERIPIGITYKRELTDRLKKLEL; encoded by the coding sequence ATGAGAGAAACAAAAAGATGCATTATAATTGATGATGAACCCGCTGCGCATTACGTTCTGGCTAATTACATTAAACAGAATCCGCAGTTAGAATTGGTTTTTCAAGGCTATAACGGCATTGAAGCGATGAATTATCTCAGAGAAAATTCAGTCGATTTAATGTTTCTGGACATCAATATGCCTGAAATTTCAGGAATGGAATTGCTTAAAATTCTTCCATCGCATCCCAAAACTATATTGACCACAGCTTATTCTGAATTTGCGCTAGAAAGTTACGACTATGGTGTAATTGATTATTTGCTGAAACCAATTTATTTTCCAAGATTTTTAAAAGCAATAGATCGTTTTTTTGCAACAGAAAGCGTAAAACAAAAAGCGGAGGAAACCGTAAATTCGGTTAGCGTAAAAGTAGACGGTTATCTCATGGATGTTGAATTGGATCAGCTTTTATACGCGCAGAGTTTTGGCAATTACGTAAAACTTCACACTACCAAAAGAACATATCTCGCTTCGATTACTACTACAGAGTTTGAAAAATGCCTGCCCGAAAAGAGTTTTATGCGTATTCATAAATCGTATATCGTGGCATTGGATAAAATTGACGCAACAGAAAAAGATTTTGTAGTCATTAAAAACGAAAGAATCCCAATCGGAATTACTTATAAAAGAGAATTGACAGACCGTTTAAAAAAGCTCGAATTATAA